In the genome of Denticeps clupeoides chromosome 13, fDenClu1.1, whole genome shotgun sequence, one region contains:
- the gmfg gene encoding glia maturation factor gamma isoform X1, producing the protein MRAEEASCIRDHGEGLNPPCPTFSSPQSCSARLAKCRTLFGVGRLAGRVRGGREPERETEEIPLSERDQQCSHTDENRHAAAAGGPGAGVRRRLAGRAEKRAPGAAAQISFRLLKRSTFTFIITTLLNSQLHVHGVQLQVPAR; encoded by the exons ATGCGAGCAGAGGAGGCTTCCTGCATCCGAGATCATGGTGAGGGGCTGAATCCGCCGTGTCCAACGTTCTCGTCACCGCAGTCCTGCTCAGCTCGTCTCGCAAAATGCAGAACGCTTTTTGGTGTTG GCCGACTCGCTGGTCGTGTGCGAGGTGGACGAGAGCCTGAAAGAGAAACTGAAGAAATTCCGCTTTCGGAAAGAGACCAACAATGCAGCCATACTGA TGAAAATCgacatgcagcagcagctggtggTCCTGGAGCAGGAGTACGAA GACGTCTCGCTGGACGAGCTGAGAAACGAGCTCCCGGAGCGGCAGCCCAGATATCCTTCAGACTTCTAAAGCGGTCCACCTTCACGTTCATCATCACCACCCTCCTTAACTCGCAGCTCCACGTTCATGGTGTACAGCTACAGGTACCAGCACGCTGA
- the gmfg gene encoding glia maturation factor gamma isoform X2: MADSLVVCEVDESLKEKLKKFRFRKETNNAAILMKIDMQQQLVVLEQEYEDVSLDELRNELPERQPRFMVYSYRYQHADGRVSYPLCFIFSSPVGCRPEQQMMYAGSKNHLVQAAELTKVFETRNPEDLSEAWLKDKLSFFR, from the exons ATG GCCGACTCGCTGGTCGTGTGCGAGGTGGACGAGAGCCTGAAAGAGAAACTGAAGAAATTCCGCTTTCGGAAAGAGACCAACAATGCAGCCATACTGA TGAAAATCgacatgcagcagcagctggtggTCCTGGAGCAGGAGTACGAA GACGTCTCGCTGGACGAGCTGAGAAACGAGCTCCCGGAGCGGCAGCCCAG GTTCATGGTGTACAGCTACAGGTACCAGCACGCTGACGGACGGGTCTCGTATCCACTCTGCTTCATCTTCTCCAGCCCTGTGG GCTGCAGACCTGAGCAGCAGATGATGTATGCTGGCAGCAAGAACCACCTGGTCCAGGCGGCGGAGCTCACCAAG GTGTTCGAGACCCGAAACCCAGAAGACCTGTCAGAGGCGTGGCTCAAAGACAAACTGTCCTTCTTCCGCTGA